The Horticoccus luteus DNA window AGGTTTTCGCGGCGAAATTTCTGAGCCCTCCTTACTGCGCAAGCGGATCGGCTACGACATGCTCTACATCAAACGCTGGTCGCTCTCGCTGGATTTGCAGATCATGGCCGCGACGGTGCGTCACGTCTTTTTCCCTCCCAGCTCGGCCTATTGAGGCGTGGCTGGGGCGCGGCCCCGGAGTGGTAAATCCGATAGCTGGATACGGCGATGCCGGGTGGAAAGCGGAGGCGTTTTTTCATGCAAAATGCACGTCGGTGCGCGCTCCGTTTTCCGAGGTAAAAACGTAATTTTGCGCAAGCGGTTCAATTGCAAATGAGCCGCACAAAACAAGGAACATTAGGGGGGGTATAGCTACCATGCCGCACGCCCCGATGGCCAGCTCAGGGCGAAACGACAACTCAGAAGACACAATGGAAACTCTCCAATCAACCGCCACGCGTGCGGAGCGCACCTTGAGCCGAAACGGTGCGCGCAACTCAACCGACAACGAATCCTCCAACGTGACCGACGCCAGCCCGTCGGACTTTGTGACGAAGATGCGGACGAGGATCTATATCGTCGATGATCACGCGCTGGTGCGGCGCGGTCTGGCGGCGTTGATCTCCGCTGAGTCGGACATGGAAGTCTGCGGTCAGGCGGAGGACGCGGCCACGGCGATCAACGATGTCATGAAACTTCGCCCGGACCTCGTCATCGTGGACATTTCGTTGAAAGGGAACTCGGGCATCGAGCTCATCAAGAGCATCAAGGCCTTTGACTCCAACATCCAGGCGATCGTGGTCTCGATGCACGACGAATCCATTTACGCGTTGCGGGTGCTGAAAGCGGGCGCTCGCGCCTACGTGATGAAACAGGAAGTGACCGAAAAGGTGCTCGAGGCGGTGCGCAGAATCCGCAAGGGGCATCTTTACGTGAGCGATAATGTCGCGAGCCAGATGTTGAACCGTTTGACGGGGGGCGGCGTGCCGGAGGATGGCTCGTTGGTGAGCGGACTTAGCGACCGTGAACTTGAGATCGCGAGTTTGATCGGCAACGGCGTGCCGACGCGGGAAATCGCCGCCCGGCTCCATATCAGCATCAAGACGGTGGAAACGCATCGGGCCCACATCAAGAGCAAGCTCAACCTGCGCAACGCGACTCAGCTCGTGCAGTTTTGCGTGCGCTGGGTCGATGAGAATAACGCGGCCGCGACGAAGGCACCGGCGTCCGTTTAAGCGAAACCCTTTTGGGGGGCGCATGAAAAAGCCCGCCGGTTTGACCGGCGGGCTTTTCGCGTGAAGCCGCGAGAGAGGTGACTAGGTGATTTTGGGCAGGGCGACGTCGGCGAATTCTATCGCGCGGGGTTGCTTGCGTTTCGACTTACGAAGTTGCGCGCGTCGCTCGAGCATCCGGTCGAGTTTTGCGATGAGGAGGGCGACGGACTTGTGGCATTCCTCGGTCGTCACGGTGGCATTGAGATTGGGACCTTGAATTTCCACGTGCCCCTTGGCGGTGAAACGGTTGGTCTGCGTAGGATCGTATTCGAGTTCGAAGCGAAGCCGGACGATGCGGTCTTCATGACGATACAGTCGCGCGGCTTTCTCTTGCACGAACGTCTTGAGCGACGGCGTGAGGTCCAAGTGAATGCCAGCAACAATGATTTCGTGATGATTTTGGCTGTTCATGATCTGCGTTTGATTTGGGTTAACGGACAGAAAGGGGCCTGAAATCCGGTGCCGCAAAAGCCTCCCGTCTTTGACGATCTCGTCGAATCCAACCGATCTTCCGTGGGGAAAACCTTTCATGGGGAGCACGGGAAGCGTTCGCGCGGTTGGTGCGTTTTGCAACCTCTGTCGACGTTTAATAACCGTGAAATAGTGCTTCCCTTTTCGCGGCGGACTTGCCGGCGGCCTCCATTGACCGGCAAGGTGATGCCATGGTGAATTTCTACGAAGGGCGGTTCGCGTGACGGGGCCCGAAGGAGCGGAGTCAAACCCGCAAGGCTGGCGGCAATTTCGCTTGAAACAAGGACCGGTGCGGCAGATCGCCGCGGAAGAATTGCGGAGCTGGATTTTGCATGAGTGCGATCGGCTGCTGGTGATCAACAAGCCGGGCGATGTGGTTTGTCATCCTTCCAAGGACGGACCTTGGTCGAGCCTCGTCGGGGCGGCGCGGGAATACACGGGTTTGGCGACGATGCATCTGATTTTTCGTCTGGATCGGGAGACGAGCGGGGTGGTCGTGCTCGCCAAGGACGCGCGGATGGCGAGTCGGCTGCAGAAGGCGATGCAGGAGCGGCGGTGCCAAAAGGGCTACACAGCTATTCTGACGGGAAAGCTGGATGTTCCCACTTCGGTGGATCAGCCGCTGGGCGATGACGAAGCCGGTCCGGTGTTCATCAAAACCAAGGTGCGCCCGGATGGTCAGCGGGCAGTCACGCATTTCACACCGGTCGCCAGCACCGCGACGTTCACGCGGGCGGATGTCAGCACGGAGACCGGCCGCAAGCACCAGATTCGGGCGCACGCGGCATGGTTAGGGCACGCGCTGGTGGGCGATAAAATTTACGGCCCGGACGCGCGACTCTTTTTGGAGTTTATCGAGACCGGCTGGACGGATTCGCTGGCCCGACAGCTCGTGCTGCCGCGCCAGGCGCTGCATTGCGCGAGCATTGATCTGACGGCAGTCGGTCTGGAAACGGTTTTCACAGCGCCGCTGCCCCGGGATTTGGAGGCGTTTTGCGCGGAGCAACAGTTAACGCTTTGACCGCCGCCTGCACAGCGGCGACGAGCGTCGCGACGCGTTCCTCAAGCGGTAGTCGAGAGGCGGACTCCAGCGTGTAAGTGAGGGACGTGTGGTGTGCGCGCAGGTAGAGCGCCTCGGGCCAGTCGGGACGGGCTGCCGGATCGAGCAGGGGGCGAATGAGGCCACCTTGTGCCGCGCGACCATCGATCAAATCCGCCAGGTCGATCGGGCAAGTGGCACCGGCGGCGGCCAGGATCGCAGGTGCAAGGGTGGGTTGGCCAGCGGCGTTGAGTTCGTAAAGGTAAAAGCCAGTGGCTTCCCAGTCTTCATGAAGGCAAAGCGCGAGGTCGAACGGCGGCTGACGCGCGAGCCACGCGGTGTGCGCTTGGATCTCGAGGCTGCGCGGCGCAAGGTAGTCGCGATTCAGGTCGATGGCTAACGGCCCCTCGCGGGTTCCGCCGACGAAGCCGGCGGGGTTGAGCAGCGGACACACGAACCACGTGGCGCGTGCATCGAATACGCCAGTTTCCAGCAGGCGCAAAAGCGCGTGGGGCGGCGCGGGTTCGTCGCCATGAATGCCCGCTGAAAGATAGATGCGCGGGCGGGGGCCCGAGGTGCGGCGCGTAAGGGCGAGCAGGGGAACGCCGGCCGCTGAGCCCATGGTTTCGACGCGAAAGCCCGCCCGCGTTCCGGCCTGTGCGAACCGCGCGGCGAGCGCGGCCGGATCGATGGGAGCGGCTTTGACAGGCTTCACCGCTTGCTTCTTGCTGCGCAGCTACGTCATGCCAAGCCACAATCCATCATCGCCCGCGGGGTCCAAAGTGCGGGTGCGTTTTGCCCCGAGTCCGACTGGTTTCTTTCACATCGGGAGCGCGCGCACGGCATTGTTCAACTGGCTTTACGCGCGGCACACCGGCGGAACGTTTATCCTGCGCATCGAGGACACCGACAAGGAGCGCAACAGCGAGCCGTTCCTGAATGTCATCTACGACAGTCTCAACTGGCTCGGGCTGCGCTGGGATGAAGGCCCGCAGGTGGGCGGCGATTTTGGACCTTATCGTCAGAGTGAGCGCACGGCGATTTACCAGCAGTCCGTCGAGCGATTGTTCGCGGCCGGGCGCGCTTACGAGAAGGACGGCGCGGTGTGGTTCAAGTTGCTTGGCGAGCGGCGCGAGGTGTTTGACGATCATCGCAAGAAAACCGTCACCAAGGTGGCGACGCCGCCCGTGGTGATCGAGGATCGGATTCGCGGGCGGGTGGAGCGCGTGGAGGACGAGGACTTCGTCATCGTGCGTTCCGACGGCAATCCCGTGTTTCATTTGGTGAACGTCGTCGACGATATCGCCATGAACATCACGCACGTCATCCGCGGCGAGGATCATTTGTCCAACACGAGCAAACATGTGCATTTGTTCGAAGCGTTCGGTGCGGCGCCGCCGGTGTTTGCGCACATTCCGCTCATTTTAAAACAGAACGGCCCGGGCAAGATGTCGAAGCGCGACCAAGGCGCCTTGGTGGAGGAATATCAGCGGCGGGGGTATCTCCCGGAGGCGCTGGTCAATTTTCTATCCTTGCTCGGATGGAATCCAGGGGATGATCGCGAAAAAATGCCGTTGGAGGAGATCGTGCGGCTGTTTGATCTGAAGGACGTCAACCAGAGCAACGCGCGCTTTGACGACAAGAAACTCGCGCACATGAACATGGTTTATCTGCTGGAGCAGCCGGCCGAGCGATTCGTGGCTCTGGCGCGAACCTACTTCGAAAGATTGTCGGATAACGCCTCGGCGAAAGCCGCGCTGTCGGCCGCACCGGATTATTTCCGCGAGGTGATGATGGTGAGTCAGCCGAAGGTGAAAGGCCTCGAGGAATTGCCGGCCTACACGGTTTATTTTTTCCAGGACGATTTTCCGATCGACCCGAAAGTGCGCGAAAAGGTGCTCGGAAAAGGTGATCCGCGCGCGCGGTTGAGTGAACTTTTCGCCGCCGCAGCCGAGATGGATTTCGGGAGCGACGCAGCGATCGAAGAAGCGATCAAACAACTCGCGACGCAGCGCGGATTGGGTTTCGGCGACTACCAAGCCGTTGCGCGATTGGCGGTCACAGGCACGAATGCTGGCCCGAGCATCACGGGGATTTTCCGCATTTTGGGGCGTCAACGCGTGCACGACCGTCTGACGCGTTTCGCCCAAACCATCGTGTAAGAGACCAACTGGGGTGACGAATGCCGGTGCCGCTGGCTCGCGGTGCTGGCATCCTCACGGGTGTGCAACGGCGTGCATTTGCCCGTCGCCCCTTAATCCTATCTGGCTTGTGGCCAGAGGATTGCCACACTGAGAAACTGGTCGGGCCGGTGAGATTCGAACTCACGACCTCTTGCACCCCATGCAAGCGCGCTACCAGGCTACGCTACGGCCCGAACAAGAGAGGGGCGAACAAGACGGACGCAGACTAACGGATGCAAGCGCGAAAAGTGACTGCGCGTGCAGTGGTTCACTTGCGAGGCTCCGCCGCGGCACTTTTAGTGGGAGCCGTGTCTCAGATTGCCATGTTCAAGGAATCTCCCGTCGGTCATTGGCGAATCATCTGGCCTGTCGCGCTCGCGTTGACCGTCGTCTTCGCGTCGGCGCACGCCGTGCCGCCCGAGGTCGCGCCCCTGATGATTTTCGCCCACGGCGACAAGGTCGTGCATTTTTTCGTGTTCGGACTGCTCGCCACGTTGATCGTTCGACTCCGATTGGTGCAGCGCAACCGATCCGCCGCCGTGTTGATCGCGGTGGGGTTGACGTCGTTGTTCGGCGTGTCGGATGAGCTCCACCAGGCGTTTACGCCCGGCCGCAGTTGCGATGTGTTCGATTGGATGACGGATACATCGGGTGCGCTTGTCGCGGCTTGGTGTTACTTGAGTTGGACCGACTACCGGCGACTCTTGGAGTGGCGGTTGATTCGGAGTGAGAAGGCCAAGGTCCGCATTGAAATGATGAGGTCGCGGGTGCCTACTTTGGCGGAATGACGTCGGCCGAGGCCCAGCAACGACTTGATGAACTGCGCGCGGAGATCGCGCGTCACGATGAACTTTACCATCGGCAGGCGAAGCCGGAGATCAGCGATTTTGACTATGACAGGTTGAAGCGGGAGCTGGCGGACCTGGAGGCAGCGTGGCCGGCATTGGGAGGGGACAACTCGCCATCGCGCGCAGTCGGGGATGATCGCACGGCAGGATTCAAGACGTATCGCCATCGCGAGCGAATGATGAGTCTCGACAACACTTACTCCGCTGAGGAGCTGCGAGAGTTTCACGACCGGTTGACGCGCGATTTGGAACGCGACGGACTGGAATTCGTCGTGGAGCCGAAGATCGACGGACTCGCGGTGAGCCTTACGTTCGCAAAAGGGAAACTCGTGCGTGCGGTGACGCGCGGAAACGGCGTGGAAGGCGATGACATTACCGCCAACGCCCTGACGATCCGCTCGCTGCCGCGAGAATTGAAGCGCGGCCCGGATGCGCCGGTGCCGGACGTGATCGAGATTCGCGGAGAGATTTATCTGACGACGGCGGAATTTCAGCGGATCAACCGCCAGCGGGAGGAAGAAGGGGAACCCGTTTACGCGAATCCGCGCAATCTCGCCGCCGGCACGATAAAGCAACTGGACGCCCGCGAGGTGGGACAGCGAAAACTGGAGATCGTCCTCTACGGTCGCGGGTATTTGGAGCCGGTCGCGGCCTTGCCGGAAACGCAGACGCAGTTTCATGGCTGGGTGAAGGCCTGGGGCCTGCCGACGGTGGAGAAGTTCTGGACGGTGCAAGGGGCCGACGCCGTCCTCGGCGCGGTGCAAGAACTCGGGAAACTGCGCGAGAGCTTCGCGTATGCGACGGATGGCGCCGTCGTGAAACTCGATGCCGTGGCACTCCAGCGCCGCGCGGGGTCGACGAGCAAATCGCCGCGCTGGGCCATGGCTTACAAGTTTGCGCCTGACCGGGCCGAAACCAAGTTGCTCAACATCACGGTGCAGGTCGGCCGCACCGGGGTGCTCACGCCCGTGGCCGAACTGGATCCTGTGGTGCTCGCCGGCACGACGGTCGCACGCGCCACGCTGCACAACCGCGACGAGATCGCGCGCAAAGATATTCGCGTGGGCGATTTCGTTTTCGTGGAGAAAGCGGGGGAAGTCATCCCAGCAGTGATCGGCGTCAATCCCGCGCGGCGGACGCCTGCCTGCGTGCCGTATGTGTTCCCGGAAAGGTGTCCCGTCTGCGGCACGGCGGTCGTGCAGATCGAAGGCGAGGTGGCGCTCCGTTGTCCCAATCTCGAATGCCCTGTGCAAGTGCGGCGGCGCGTGCAGCACTTTGCGTCGAAGGCTTGTCTCGACATCGAGGGCTTGGGTGAAGCGATGGTCGATGTGCTGGTGGAAAAAGGCTGGGTGCGAACGCTGTCGGACATTTACCGCCTGCGACGCGACGAGCTGCTCACACTCGGGAAAAGTGTCGAGAAATCCACGGACAACCTGCTCGCGGCGATCGAGGCCAGCAAGCGCGCGGAGCTGTGGCGTTTCATCAATGGGCTGGGAATTCCGCATGTCGGCGCGGCGGCGGCGAAAGATCTGGCGCGGAAATTCCGTGGATTGGAAGCGCTCGCGACGGCGCAACGAGACGATTTTATTCAGAATAAAGAGTCGGTGATTGGCGGGATCGGCGAAACGATGGCGGATGCGATTCTGACGTTCTTCGCTGAGTCGCGCAATCGGAACGTCATCGACGAGCTCGTGCGGGCGGGCGTCGACCCAATCGTGCCGGCGGCGGGCAGTGCGCTGGCGGGAAAAACGTTCGTGCTCACCGGCACGCTGCCGACGCTCACGCGCGACGACGCCACCGCCAGAATCGAAGCCGCGGGTGGGAAAGTGAGCGGCAGCGTGAGCAAGAAAACGAGTTACGTGGTGGCGGGTGAAGAAGCTGGTTCCAAATTGGAAAAGGCGCAGACACTCGGCGTGCCGGTCATCAACGAGGCGGAGTTGCTCACGATGCTCGGTTAAGCCGCCCCAGACGCTTGCCAACCCGGAGGGCTTTCGTAAGACCGGTGCTGCATGGCGCTTCGCCCCATCCGGCTCTTTGCGATCGTCGCATTGCTGATCTCCACTCTCCGCGGAATGGCGGCGACGGACGATGCGTCGTCTCTCCAAACGCAGCTACAGGTGCTAATTGCCCAGAACGAGCGCTTGGAAAAGGCGGTGCACGAACAGCAAAAGTTGATCGCCGAACTCAGCGCCAGATTGAATGCGCTGCAGACCTCCGAGGTGCGGCACGATCAGGCGATCGAGAACCTGCAAGTGCAGACAAACGAGGCGCCCGCACCCGCGGATAAGCAGTTCGAATCGGAATCAAAAATTCATCTCTCGGGGGAAGTCGGACTCGCCTTTTTTCAAACAGGTGCGGGCGGAGCGTTTCCCAATGCGGAGTTTCGCGTGGACGAGGCAAAGATTTTTTTGGAGGCGGCGCTGGCGAAGGACACCTATTTGTTCACGGGTCTCGATATGGTGACGAGGGAGACGAATGATGAGTATTTCCATGTCGGGGAACTCTACGTGGATTTCGAAAACGTTGCGTCCTGGTTGGGCGCATCAGCGCCGGCGCTGACGCTTCGCGCCGGTCGATTCAACATTCCGTTCGGCGAGGAGTATCAAGTGCGGGGTGTGATGGATAATCCGCTCATTTCCCATTCGCTGAGCGACCTGTGGGGGTTTGATGAAGGGATCGAGGTCTACGGCGGCGCAGGGAAATGGACCTACGTTTTTGCCGTGCAGAATGGCGGCCACAAATCGTTGCACGATTACGACTCCGACAAGGCTCTGGTCGGACGCATTGGCTATCGACCGGCGGAGTGGTTGTCCGTCAGTGCGAGTGCGATGCGCACGGGTGATTTATCCGTCGCGGGCGATGCGACCTCCGAGCTTTGGTTCGGCAACGGCTTTTTTCGGGCGCTCGGGCCGCCGGCGACAACGACGACCTTCAGCGCCGAGTTGTTCGAAGGTGATGCGGCGGCAACGTGGCGCGGAGGACATTTCCGGGCGGCGGTCGGTCGGGCCCACTTCGACGACAACGACGGGGCGGCGGACAACGCCAGGCGGATCAGTTATTACTATATCGAGGGCCTGCAGAACCTCGCCGACCGCGTTTACGGCGCGGTGCGCTGGAGCGAAATTCGCGCGCCGGGCGGATATCCGCTCGTGGGCTGGGGCGACTTCGGCAACTATTTCTACCGCTCGGCGGGCACGGACCGCTTGTGGCGAGCGAGCGCCGGGTTCGGCTATCGCCTCGCCTCACCGGTGCTGCTGAAGTTCGAATACACGATCGAACGTGGCCGGATGATCAATGGCGTGAAACGGGAGCACGAAGACTTTCTGTCCACCGAGCTCGGACTGAAATTCTAATCAACTTATGCGTCACTGGCAGACATTATTGATCGGAGGGATTTGGGCCGCCGCCGCGATCGTGGCGGCCGGAGGAACCATTACGGGCACGGTTTCGGCGAAGGGCATGCTGCCGACATCAGATGCCGGAGAAGGTGGCGGCGCGTATGCCAGCCGGCGCTACAAGTTCGTCGAAAAAATGGACTATGTGCACCTGCGGGATTTCGTCGTGTCGATCGACGAGCCGATGGCCAACATTGCTCCGGCGTCAGCGGCGATGGCCGTGACGATGCAGAAAGACGCGAGTTTTGATCCGCACGTTTTACCCATCGCCGTCGGCACGACTGTTCGCTGGCCCAACGAAGACGATATCTTCCACAACGTGTTCTCGATGTCCGATGCCAAGGAGTTCGACCTCGGCTACTACAAAAAGGAAAAGACACCGGAGATCGTTTTCGACAAGGTCGGCCGGGTGGACGTGTTCTGCGCCATTCATACCCGGATGCATTGCATCATCCTGGTCCTGCCGAATCCGTATTTCGCCAAGACCGATGCCCGGGGCCGGTTCATCATCAAGGATGTGCCGCCGGGCACTTACAAACTGAAGGCGTGGCATGAGCGGCTCCCTTCGGCGGTGCAGGAAGTCGTCGTGCCGGCCGAAGGGGAAGTGCACGTTGATTTCGTCCTGGGGTTGGGCGCGCTTCCGAAATACTAATTCGTGACTTCGTCCCGGAAAGGTTTCCGCCTGAGTCTGCAAACCAAGGTGCTGGCGGCGGTGCTCGTGGTGCTGGTGCTGCTCCCGGCGGTGACGTTGTGGATCGTCAACGACCGGATCAGCAGTCAGGTGCAGGATGAGTCGCGTCAGACGTTGATGACAGCGCGGGCGGTGTTTCTGCAATCGTTGGAGAACCATTCAGATGAGCTCGGGGCGCGCTATCGCGGACTCGTGAATGACGGGCGGTTTGTGCAGATCCTGCGGCTGCGGGATGCCGAGACGTTGCGCGCCTATCTGCGGGACTTGCTGCAGGAAGTGGGGGACGACTGTGAGGAAATGTTCTTTGTGACGGATCACGACGAATTGCTGGCGGGCGTGCGTCGGGACGCGGCCCCCGCGCCGGTGGAGTTTGCGCGGGCGACGGCGGCGATCACGCACGAGGCGCTCGCGGGCGAGGCAGGAACGGGCCGCGCGAGTCTGGAACGCCGGCTTTACAATGTCGTGGCGGTTCCCGTGACCGTGCCCGGAGGTTTGTCGGGCGCATTGGTCGTTGGCGTGCGAGTGGGCGATGCAGCGGCGCAACAGTTGAAAGCGCTCACGCGGACGGAGATGCTGCTCGTCGCCGATCACGCGGTAGTGGCCAGCACGCTGGCCGATCCGACGGCGATTGGGTCGGAATTGCTGAACACAGCGGCAGGCGGCGCGCTCGGACGGATCGAGCCCGTGATTGTAAATGGCGAGCGATTTCTCGCGTTGAACGGCGTGATCGAGGCCACTGCGCAGCCTCCGATCCATTACGTGCTGCTTTCGTCCCAAGAGATGCGACGCCGAGGGCTCGAATCCACGCGGCGGATGCTGGTTGCGGTGAGCGGGCTGGGCATCCTGGTGAGCGCAATGGCGGTGTGGCTGTTCATCCGGCGAATCACCCGGCCGCTGCGGGAATTGCGCGACAGCGCTGAGGCCGTGGGACGCGGCGATTTTTCGCGGCGCATCGAACGCTTGTCGAATGACGAATGTGGCGAGCTGGCGGAGGAGTTCAACCGGATGACGACCAACCTGCAAACCTCGCACGCGGAATTGGAAAAAGCAGTCGTAACGTTGAAGGCGACGCAGGCGCAATTGATCCAAAGCGAAAAGCTTTCCGCGGTGGGCCAGTTCGTCGCCGGGGTCGCGCACGAGTTAAATAACCCGTTGACCGCGGTGATTGGATTTTCGGATCTGCTGGCGCAGATGCCGGGGGACGAGAAGACCCGCTTGTATCAGGATCGCGTGGCGAAGAGTGCGCACCGCTGCCACAAGATCGTCCATAGTTTGCTGAGTTTTGCGCGGCAGCACCCACCGGAGCGGCGGTTGGTGGATGTGCGCCAACTGGTTGACGCGGTGCTGGAGATCATGGCTTACGATCTGCGCACCTCCAATATCAAGGTGACGTCGGAGTGGGCGGCGGACGTGCCCGCACTGCTGGGGGATTCGCACCAGCTACAGCAGGTTTTTATCAATATCCTGGGCAACGCGCGCCAGGCGATTCAAGGCGTGCAAGACAAGGGACAAATTATCGTCCGAGTCTTCGCCGCGGGAGCGATGGTCCAGGTTGAATTCGAGGACGACGGGCCGGGCATCCGGCCGGAAAATCTCTCCCGCATCTTCGACCCGTTTTTCACCACCAAGCCGGTGGGCAAAGGAACCGGACTGGGGTTGAGCTTATCCTACGGCATCATTCAGGAGCACGGCGGAAAGATCTACGTGCGCAGCGAGCCGGGCCGCGGGGCCTGTTTTACGGTGGAACTGCCGGTGGCGCCGCAGAACGGCGCGCGCGACATCGCGTCGCCCTTCGTGCTGCGCACGGCACCCGCCGGACGAGACTCCGGCCACTCGGTCCTCGTCGTGGATGACGAAGAATGGATTCTCGAACTCACCCGTGAACTGTTGGTCGACGACGGACATTTGGTCGAAACCGCGTCGAGCGGCGAACGGGCGCTAGAGTGGATCGCCCGACGGAAGTTCGATGTAGTCGTGTCAGATTGGAAGATGCCCGGGCTGAACGGTGTGCACCTGTACGAGCATCTGCTCGCGACCAACGCGACGACTGCCGCGCGACTCATTTTCATGACCGGCGACGTGGTGAACGAAACGTTTGAGGCCTTTCTTAAGCGGCATGGAAAGCACCATCTTCCCAAGCCGTTCTCGATTGAAGAGTTTCGGGCCGCGGTCGCGCGGATGATCGCGGCGCACAACTAACGCGACGATTCCGCGGAAGGCAGTTGGCCAATCACAGCGGGCGATTGGGGTCGTCCTTGAACGGGCGGAACGGCATGCCGCGCGTGAGATCGGCGGCCACGGGGCGTTGTTGAAGATGCAGCGCGTGGCGGTCGAGTTGCGCGGCGGTGACCCGCCCCGCGGCAAAGAAACGCAGGAGGAAGGTGTGGTCGCCTTGGTCGGCCCAATTCACATGCGGTAGATGCGGCGGGAGAACCAGGGGGTCGTGATGAGCGAGCGGACACGAGCGCAGAAGGGTGAGGTGCAGGGCGTCGTGATCGCCGGCGAGCGAGAAAACGTCGGGCGCGACGACGCCGGCGCGTTGGCCGTTGTCGAGTTGCAGCAAGGAGCGATCGCGCACCGGGCGCTCGGCGCCATCGCTCGTCCGGGCGAGACCGCCGACGGAGATGCCGTCGTTACGCGATTGGATCCTGGCACCAGGACGCCACGACAGGCGGAGGATTTTGTGGTGTTCGTGCCAGGCCACCCGCAGCCGCAGTTCCCAGAATTCGCTGCCGCGATAGCGCCGCCAATCGGCGCAAAGCGTGCTTTCGCCGATGGGCGCGGTCGTGCGCCACGTGCAGCGCAAGGGGCCGTCTTCGACCTGTTCCGGGGCGGACCATGCAGCGCGACCGACGATGGGACCGGCGAATCGGTCGAGGTTGTGCGACCAGGTATCCGATTTGTCTTCGACGAGCACAAACTCCGGCAGCGCGAGCGTGGCGCCGGCCGTGGGCTGAAGTTTCTTCGCGCGTGTGATGGTAAACGCCGGGGAAGGCCCCGTGAGTTTCGGAGCCTTGCCGGCAGGGCGGCGGGCGATGCGGAGCGAAGCGATGTCGCCAGCGGCGACCCGTAACGGGAAAAGGAGCCGCAAAGCATCGGGCATCAACGCCTCGGCAGCGATCAGCTGATGCGGCACGACGCGGCCGCGGGCATCGAGCAGGCACCAGTCCGGCTGCCAGACGCTCCACTCGAGCCACGGTTCGTGTTCGCACCAGTCGGAGAAAGGAGCGCCGGAGAAATTACCAAACGCGAGACGTTGGCGCGGGTCGGGAGGAAGGGCGTGGGCGCGGCGGCGAAACGTTTCGCTCAACACGGTCTCGGCAGCGGCGGCGGCGCCCCCGAGTTGTTCTTCGGCGGGCCGGTTGGCAGTCTGAATGGAACTGCCGCCCAGCGTATCGTGAAAGTGGTTGAAGCAGACTTGC harbors:
- a CDS encoding glycoside hydrolase family 38 C-terminal domain-containing protein: MRTVHLIFNAHLDPVWLWPWTAGVDETLNTCVSMCDFLDRHPDVIFTRGEAWVYEQVRRHDPVLFQRIVQHIRAGRWSVVGGWWIQPDCNLPGEEGFHQQITLGRDWFKRHLGLFPRIGYNVDSFGHSAALPDLMAAHGQRSYVFMRPMKHERTLPARVFRWRGRPGGAEITAFRIAAGYCTIFPPTLDLVEQSLSELPSGVDDTMCFLGVGDHGGGPNEAILEWTRRLPDLMPGTRFLYSSPEKYFRALAPQVKRLPLVTGELQMHAIGCYSVHRPVKVGVRRAENLLAQARRVLATASPAERRAAQPALRGAWEQVCFNHFHDTLGGSSIQTANRPAEEQLGGAAAAAETVLSETFRRRAHALPPDPRQRLAFGNFSGAPFSDWCEHEPWLEWSVWQPDWCLLDARGRVVPHQLIAAEALMPDALRLLFPLRVAAGDIASLRIARRPAGKAPKLTGPSPAFTITRAKKLQPTAGATLALPEFVLVEDKSDTWSHNLDRFAGPIVGRAAWSAPEQVEDGPLRCTWRTTAPIGESTLCADWRRYRGSEFWELRLRVAWHEHHKILRLSWRPGARIQSRNDGISVGGLARTSDGAERPVRDRSLLQLDNGQRAGVVAPDVFSLAGDHDALHLTLLRSCPLAHHDPLVLPPHLPHVNWADQGDHTFLLRFFAAGRVTAAQLDRHALHLQQRPVAADLTRGMPFRPFKDDPNRPL
- a CDS encoding ATP-binding protein, producing MTSSRKGFRLSLQTKVLAAVLVVLVLLPAVTLWIVNDRISSQVQDESRQTLMTARAVFLQSLENHSDELGARYRGLVNDGRFVQILRLRDAETLRAYLRDLLQEVGDDCEEMFFVTDHDELLAGVRRDAAPAPVEFARATAAITHEALAGEAGTGRASLERRLYNVVAVPVTVPGGLSGALVVGVRVGDAAAQQLKALTRTEMLLVADHAVVASTLADPTAIGSELLNTAAGGALGRIEPVIVNGERFLALNGVIEATAQPPIHYVLLSSQEMRRRGLESTRRMLVAVSGLGILVSAMAVWLFIRRITRPLRELRDSAEAVGRGDFSRRIERLSNDECGELAEEFNRMTTNLQTSHAELEKAVVTLKATQAQLIQSEKLSAVGQFVAGVAHELNNPLTAVIGFSDLLAQMPGDEKTRLYQDRVAKSAHRCHKIVHSLLSFARQHPPERRLVDVRQLVDAVLEIMAYDLRTSNIKVTSEWAADVPALLGDSHQLQQVFINILGNARQAIQGVQDKGQIIVRVFAAGAMVQVEFEDDGPGIRPENLSRIFDPFFTTKPVGKGTGLGLSLSYGIIQEHGGKIYVRSEPGRGACFTVELPVAPQNGARDIASPFVLRTAPAGRDSGHSVLVVDDEEWILELTRELLVDDGHLVETASSGERALEWIARRKFDVVVSDWKMPGLNGVHLYEHLLATNATTAARLIFMTGDVVNETFEAFLKRHGKHHLPKPFSIEEFRAAVARMIAAHN